In Malus sylvestris chromosome 15, drMalSylv7.2, whole genome shotgun sequence, a single genomic region encodes these proteins:
- the LOC126604661 gene encoding uncharacterized protein LOC126604661: MMKRATMASFSTKPSKLYNVRSISMPVRSHPSTLRTEEELNKLKALEAALTSSSSPASSKADSICKALGGLKELYFCIEELLQLPLTQQALALHQKEKWVEELLDGSVTYLDVCGNTRDSILTMKESVRDLQSTLRRRKVGDSSIEDNVSSYVRIRKKMKKEIVQFMASLKQMDQKYEAFPLDIDNHLAAVVRVLREASLITSSIFHFLSSFLSTPILKPRPSRWSLVSILLHKGVLVCDNNQHKSMNELENVDIAISNMLVNNSGEGFEDDQKTQSAQRRLEVLDSSIEGIENGLECLFRLLIRTRVSLLNMLSC, translated from the coding sequence ATGGCTTCATTCTCTACCAAACCTTCAAAGCTTTACAATGTTCGATCGATTAGTATGCCGGTTAGGTCACATCCAAGCACACTCAGAACCGAGGAAGAGCTGAACAAGCTCAAGGCTTTGGAGGCAGCATTGACATCTTCATCGTCGCCGGCGTCGTCGAAGGCGGATTCAATATGCAAAGCGCTAGGTGGGCTCAAAGAGTTATACTTTTGCATTGAGGAACTTCTTCAATTGCCATTGACACAACAGGCTCTAGCCCTTCACCAGAAAGAGAAATGGGTTGAAGAGCTGTTGGACGGTTCTGTCACGTACTTGGATGTTTGTGGCAACACAAGGGATTCCATTTTGACGATGAAGGAAAGCGTTAGAGATCTTCAATCCACGCTTCGGAGAAGAAAGGTGGGAGATTCGAGCATCGAAGACAATGTGAGTTCATATGTTCGCATAAGaaaaaagatgaagaaggaaattGTGCAGTTTATGGCATCGTTGAAGCAAATGGATCAAAAATATGAAGCATTTCCTTTGGATATAGACAACCATCTCGCCGCGGTGGTGAGAGTCCTGAGAGAGGCAAGTTTGATCACCAGTTCCATTTTTCACTTCCTGTCTTCATTCCTTTCCACTCCAATTCTGAAGCCAAGGCCTAGCAGATGGTCATTGGTTTCGATTTTGTTGCACAAAGGGGTGTTGGTTTGTGACAACAACCAACACAAAAGCATGAACGAGCTGGAAAATGTAGATATTGCAATTAGCAACATGCTTGTCAATAATTCAGGTGAAGGTTTTGAGGATGATCAGAAGACTCAATCTGCACAAAGAAGGTTGGAGGTCTTGGATTCAAGCATTGAAGGCATTGAAAATGGTTTGGAGTGCTTGTTTAGGCTCTTGATCCGCACTAGAGTCTCTCTCCTAAACATGCTTTCTTGTTAA
- the LOC126606039 gene encoding uncharacterized protein LOC126606039: MTVATVATTHTRKLVKLSRSLFRWGFNSSKCKMQAKMAVARIKLLRNKRQVVVKQMRRDIALLLQSGQDATARIRVEHVIREQNVLAANEFIELFCELVVSRLSIIAKQRECPPDLKEGIASLIFASPRCSEIPELIALRNIFEKKYGKDFVSAAVDVRPSCGVNRMLIDKLSVRTPTGEVKLKLLKEIAKEYQVEWDTSESEQELLKPPEELIQGPRNFVSATSMPVQSVPPQSVETNKPDTSSSRRTSGGVQRRTSGGGEQRTSGGGERRTSSGGERGHMQFVDSASAAEAAAKSASEAMAAAQVAAYLANKDSNQAAQSSSSVNTGFGTPSGNSTGRFMPDSPSFGSQNMVNNGFGTPSGNSTGFFTPDSPSVGSQNSDHQSKAPGVDRSHSSRDEEAMHSHGNEKQFIYRRYSYNNAPSVHSDIKFDESDCDEEVEMESPPRGFHQAPERPPPQVPSAARQDSVPRVHPKLPDYDALAARFDALKYRKSS, encoded by the exons ATGACTGTCGCCACCGTAGCCACCACCCACACCAGGAAGCTGGTGAAGCTCAGCCGCTCTCTCTTCCGATGGGGATTCAACTCCTCCAAATG CAAAATGCAAGCGAAGATGGCGGTGGCTAGAATAAAGCTGCTGAGGAACAAGAGGCAGGTGGTGGTGAAGCAGATGAGGCGTGACATCGCCTTGCTCCTACAATCTGGTCAAGATGCCACTGCTCGAATCCGG gttgaaCATGTGATCAGAGAACAGAACGTTTTGGCTGCCAATGAGTTCATTGAGCTCTTCTGTGAATTAGTGGTCTCTAGGCTTTCTATCATCGCAAAGCAAAG GGAGTGTCCGCCTGATCTCAAAGAAGGGATTGCAAGTTTAATCTTTGCCTCCCCCAGGTGCTCTGAGATTCCTGAACTGATCGCACTAAGGAATATTTTTGAGAAAAAGTATGGTAAAGATTTTGTATCTGCGGCTGTTGATGTGCGTCCCAGCTGTGGTGTGAATCGCATG CTGATTGACAAGCTCTCTGTTAGAACCCCTACGGGCGAAGTAAAGTTGAAACTCCTGAAGGAGATAGCCAAGGAATACCAGGTTGAATGGGATACATCAGAATCTGAACAGGAGCTTCTCAAGCCTCCAGAAGAGCTTATA CAAGGACCACGCAATTTTGTTAGTGCTACCAGCATGCCTGTGCAGAGTGTGCCGCCTCAATCTGTTGAGACTAATAAGCCAGACACTAG TTCTTCACGCAGGACAAGTGGTGGTGTACAACGAAGAACAAGTGGTGGTGGAGAACAAAGAACAAGTGGTGGTGGAGAACGCAGAACAAGTAGTGGTGGTGAAAGAGGACATATGCAATTTGTAGACTCAGCATCAGCTGCTGAAGCAGCTGCAAAATCCGCCAGTGAGGCAATGGCTGCTGCACAAGTTGCTGCATATTTGGCCAACAAAGACTCCAATCAAGCAGCTCAATCATCTTCGAGCGTCAATACTGGATTCGGAACCCCTTCAGGAAATTCCACTGGCCGCTTTATGCCAGATTCTCCATCATTCGGGTCTCAGAATATGGTCAATAATGGATTTGGAACCCCTTCTGGCAATTCCACTGGCTTCTTTACGCCAGATTCTCCATCAGTTGGCTCTCAGAATAGCGATCACCAATCTAAAGCTCCTGGAGTTGATAGGTCTCACTCTTCAAGAGATGAGGAGGCGATGCATAGCCATGGAAATGAGAAGCAATTCATCTACAGGAGGTACAGCTACAATAATGCCCCATCAGTACATTCAGATATTAAGTTTGATGAATCGGACTGTGATGAAGAAGTTGAAATGGAGTCACCTCCCCGCGGCTTTCATCAAGCACCTGAGCGTCCTCCACCACAAGTACCTTCAGCTGCAAGGCAGGACTCAGTTCCTCGAGTTCATCCAAAGTTACCAGATTATGACGCACTTGCCGCTCGCTTTGACGCCCTCAAGTATCGGAAGTCATCCTAG
- the LOC126601265 gene encoding 40S ribosomal protein S30, with product MGKVHGSLARAGKVRGQTPKVAKQDKKKKPRGRAHKRLQYNRRFVTAVVGFGKKRGPNSSEK from the exons ATGG GAAAGGTGCACGGTTCTTTGGCTCGTGCCGGTAAGGTGAGAGGCCAAACACCCAAAGTGGCCAAGCaggacaagaagaagaagccccGCGGCCGCGCCCACAAGCGCTTGCAATACAACCGCCGATTCGTGACCGCCG TGGTTGGCTTCGGAAAGAAGAGGGGACCAAACTCGTCGGAGAAGTAG